Proteins from one Rhizobium bangladeshense genomic window:
- the sitC gene encoding iron/manganese ABC transporter permease subunit SitC: MTAILTEPFTYNYMLNAMWVSALVGGVCAFLSCYLMLKGWSLIGDALSHSIVPGVAGAYMLGLPFSIGAFFSGGLAAAAMLFLNQRTKLKEDAIIGLIFSSFFGLGLFMVSLKPAAVNIQTIVLGNILAITPEDTLQLAIIGFLSLAVLLVKWKDLMVTFFDENHARSIGLNPTVLKIMFFTLLSASTVAALQTVGAFLVICMVVTPGATAYLLTDRFPRLLLIAVTIGSITSFAGAYASYFLDGATGGIIVVLQTAIFLLAFFFAPKHGMLAARRRAALALEAAR, from the coding sequence ATGACGGCCATTCTCACCGAACCCTTCACCTACAACTACATGCTGAACGCCATGTGGGTCTCGGCCCTCGTCGGCGGCGTCTGTGCCTTTCTCTCCTGCTACCTGATGCTGAAAGGCTGGTCGCTGATCGGCGATGCGCTCTCGCATTCAATCGTCCCCGGAGTGGCGGGCGCCTATATGCTCGGCCTTCCCTTTTCCATCGGCGCCTTCTTTTCCGGCGGGCTTGCCGCCGCCGCCATGCTTTTCCTCAATCAACGCACCAAGCTCAAGGAAGACGCCATCATCGGCCTGATCTTTTCCTCCTTCTTCGGGCTCGGTCTGTTCATGGTGTCGCTGAAGCCGGCGGCTGTGAACATCCAGACGATCGTCCTCGGCAACATTCTCGCCATCACACCCGAGGATACGCTCCAGCTCGCGATCATCGGCTTCCTGTCGCTGGCCGTCCTGCTCGTCAAATGGAAGGACCTGATGGTCACCTTCTTCGACGAGAACCATGCCCGGTCGATCGGTCTCAATCCGACCGTACTCAAGATCATGTTCTTCACGCTGCTTTCCGCCTCGACCGTCGCGGCACTGCAGACAGTCGGCGCGTTCCTGGTCATCTGCATGGTGGTGACACCGGGCGCGACCGCCTATCTGCTGACGGATCGTTTCCCGCGGCTCCTGCTCATCGCGGTCACGATTGGCTCGATCACCAGCTTCGCAGGCGCCTATGCGAGCTACTTCCTCGACGGAGCGACCGGCGGCATCATCGTCGTGCTGCAGACAGCGATCTTCCTGCTAGCCTTCTTCTTCGCCCCGAAGCACGGAATGCTTGCCGCACGCCGAAGGGCCGCGCTAGCCCTGGAGGCGGCGCGATGA
- a CDS encoding carbohydrate ABC transporter permease yields MSTNLKTADEVLTDNAEGMSYLNRLPRRVVMLYLPMAVFVFVLLFPFYWMAITAVKPNEQLTDYSNYSPFWVIGPTLDHIKYLFLETSYPGWLWNTMLVAVGSTALSLVASVFGAYAIERVRFTGSRQIGLVIFLAYLIPPSILFIPLAFIVFKLGIYDSRLALIFTYPTFLIPFCTWLLMGYFRSIPFELEESALVDGANRWQILVKIILPLAVPGLISAGIFAFTLSWNEFIYALTFIQSSENKTIPVGVLTELVRGDVFEWGSLMAGALFGSLPVVILYSFFVDYYVSSMTGAVKE; encoded by the coding sequence ATGTCGACCAATCTGAAAACGGCCGATGAGGTCCTGACCGACAATGCCGAAGGCATGAGCTATCTGAACCGCCTGCCGCGGCGCGTGGTGATGCTCTACCTGCCGATGGCCGTCTTCGTCTTCGTGCTGCTCTTTCCCTTCTACTGGATGGCGATCACCGCCGTGAAGCCGAACGAGCAGCTGACGGATTACAGCAACTACAGCCCGTTCTGGGTGATCGGGCCGACCCTCGATCATATCAAATACCTGTTCCTCGAGACATCCTATCCCGGGTGGCTGTGGAATACGATGCTGGTCGCTGTGGGGTCGACGGCGCTGTCGCTGGTGGCCTCGGTCTTCGGCGCCTATGCGATCGAGCGTGTGCGCTTCACCGGCTCGCGCCAGATCGGCCTCGTCATCTTTCTCGCCTACCTCATTCCGCCGTCCATCCTCTTCATCCCACTCGCCTTCATCGTCTTCAAGCTCGGAATCTACGACTCGCGCCTGGCGCTGATCTTCACCTATCCGACTTTCCTCATTCCCTTCTGCACATGGCTGCTGATGGGCTATTTCCGCTCGATACCCTTCGAGCTCGAGGAAAGTGCGCTGGTGGATGGCGCCAACCGCTGGCAGATCCTGGTGAAGATCATCCTGCCGCTTGCGGTGCCGGGCCTTATCTCGGCCGGCATCTTCGCATTCACGCTGTCCTGGAATGAGTTCATCTACGCGCTGACATTCATTCAGTCCTCGGAGAATAAGACCATTCCCGTCGGTGTCCTGACAGAACTGGTTCGCGGCGACGTCTTCGAATGGGGGTCGCTGATGGCGGGCGCACTGTTCGGCTCACTGCCTGTGGTCATCCTCTATTCCTTCTTCGTCGACTATTACGTGTCTTCGATGACGGGCGCGGTGAAGGAGTAG
- a CDS encoding LysR family transcriptional regulator, protein MNFNALDLNLIRVFDALMRERSVTRAGDRIGLSQPAVSAALNRLRHVFNDNLFVRHGSEMQPTPLASELGERARLALAEIEGMVRTVRGLELGELDRTFTLMGADFFSTLIMPFLSHKVYMQAPAVKMRLLDSARGEVARLLQDNAVDMALERPLDTPGWISKELLFRSPFVIIASADNSALADLPEGAVMPLSIFSSLPHVIRSIDGTFRGLVDDALATHGLKRQVTLALPHFHAVASAIAQSAHIAAVPLQFADAVKTNLRLRCFLPPIDVPVPDVNLYWHSRYDEDLAHRWMRDQILQAVAALNFPINEMGNATSVELS, encoded by the coding sequence ATGAATTTCAACGCTCTCGATCTCAACCTGATCCGGGTCTTCGACGCGCTGATGCGCGAGCGAAGCGTGACGCGGGCGGGCGATCGGATTGGGCTGTCGCAGCCGGCAGTAAGCGCGGCGCTCAACCGCCTGCGGCATGTTTTCAATGACAACCTGTTCGTTCGACACGGAAGCGAAATGCAGCCGACGCCGCTGGCATCGGAATTAGGCGAGCGCGCGCGCCTGGCCTTAGCGGAGATCGAAGGCATGGTTCGCACGGTGCGCGGGCTGGAATTGGGTGAACTCGACCGCACGTTCACGCTGATGGGCGCCGATTTCTTCTCGACCCTGATCATGCCCTTTCTGTCGCACAAGGTCTATATGCAGGCGCCGGCGGTGAAGATGCGTCTGCTTGATAGTGCGCGCGGCGAAGTCGCCCGCTTGCTACAGGATAACGCTGTGGATATGGCGCTTGAACGGCCTTTGGACACGCCGGGGTGGATATCGAAGGAACTGCTGTTCCGCTCGCCATTCGTCATCATCGCTTCCGCGGACAATTCTGCACTCGCAGACCTTCCGGAAGGAGCGGTTATGCCTCTATCAATCTTCTCGTCGCTACCGCATGTGATCCGCTCGATAGACGGCACTTTCAGGGGTTTGGTCGACGACGCGCTGGCGACGCATGGCCTGAAGCGTCAGGTCACGCTTGCCTTGCCGCATTTCCATGCTGTTGCGTCGGCGATCGCGCAAAGCGCGCACATAGCTGCCGTTCCGCTCCAATTCGCCGATGCGGTTAAGACAAATCTCCGCCTACGCTGCTTCTTGCCGCCGATCGACGTGCCGGTGCCAGATGTCAATCTCTACTGGCACTCGCGCTACGACGAAGATCTCGCGCACCGCTGGATGCGAGACCAGATCCTTCAAGCGGTGGCCGCGCTGAATTTTCCGATCAACGAAATGGGTAACGCTACGTCAGTGGAGCTGAGCTAG
- a CDS encoding dihydrodipicolinate synthase family protein has translation MTSKFGLSVALATPFSENGNIAIEAMIAQARRCLAAGCSSVTLFGTTGEGPSIGNGERERVLAAFLDAGIAPGNIIVGVLVDAAEDAAMQASQALSLGARNILLAPPSYFKNVSDDGVFQWFTAVFALLGDKARDIIVYNLPSVTMVPLSVSLIGRLRTAFPQIVMGVKDSSGDWPYTEALLKAHSDLIILVGDERHLAKAVRLGGRGAISGMANFVPRELKPMAEEGRDDARVEDFVVELLKHPVISAVKAMVARTTSEETWIAVRPPLIPISGEAQGQLALAFDRLFRSKAA, from the coding sequence TTGACATCAAAATTCGGGCTTTCCGTAGCCCTCGCCACGCCATTCAGCGAGAATGGAAATATTGCGATCGAGGCGATGATCGCGCAGGCGCGGCGGTGCCTTGCTGCCGGATGCTCCAGCGTGACGCTGTTCGGGACGACGGGTGAAGGCCCTTCCATCGGGAACGGCGAACGGGAGCGTGTTTTGGCCGCCTTCCTCGATGCCGGCATTGCGCCTGGCAACATCATCGTCGGCGTGCTCGTTGATGCCGCCGAGGATGCGGCGATGCAGGCCAGTCAGGCTCTTTCGCTAGGCGCCCGCAATATCCTTCTTGCCCCGCCGTCCTACTTTAAAAACGTCAGCGACGACGGCGTCTTCCAGTGGTTTACCGCCGTATTCGCCCTGCTGGGCGACAAGGCGCGCGATATCATCGTCTACAATCTTCCTTCGGTGACCATGGTGCCGCTGAGCGTGTCGCTGATCGGCCGGCTGCGGACCGCCTTTCCTCAAATCGTCATGGGCGTGAAGGATTCCTCCGGGGACTGGCCTTACACCGAAGCGCTCCTGAAAGCGCATAGCGATCTCATCATTCTGGTCGGCGACGAGCGGCACCTTGCAAAGGCCGTGCGGCTCGGCGGCCGGGGTGCTATATCGGGCATGGCGAATTTTGTGCCACGCGAACTCAAGCCCATGGCCGAGGAGGGCAGGGACGACGCCCGCGTCGAGGATTTCGTGGTCGAATTGCTGAAACATCCCGTCATTTCGGCCGTGAAGGCGATGGTCGCGCGCACGACGTCGGAGGAGACTTGGATCGCGGTTCGTCCGCCGCTCATTCCGATCTCAGGCGAAGCGCAGGGGCAGCTCGCTCTGGCCTTCGACAGACTTTTCCGCTCGAAAGCCGCATAG
- a CDS encoding carbohydrate ABC transporter permease, with translation MSTLKSGDTRGPISSLMQNNNVLGFLFMLPAAVFLVCFLTYPLGLGVWLGFTDTRIGRDGIFIGLENYQFLADDAVFWLSVFNTILYTLIASVLKFALGLWLALLLNQHLPFKSFFRAIVLLPWVVPTVLSALAFWWIYDSQFSIVSWSLMKLGLIDAPINFLGDPTNARIAVIVANVWRGIPFVAISLLAGLQTIPASLQEAASLDGATSWQRFRYVTLPMLTPIIAVVMTFSVLFTFTDFQLIYVLTKGGPVNATHLMATLSFQRGIPGGQLGEGAAIAVAMVPFLLGAIMFSFFGLQRRKWQQGGQD, from the coding sequence ATGTCGACCTTGAAATCCGGGGATACGCGCGGCCCGATCTCCTCGCTCATGCAGAACAACAACGTGCTCGGTTTCCTGTTCATGCTCCCGGCCGCGGTGTTCCTCGTCTGCTTTCTCACGTATCCATTGGGGCTCGGCGTCTGGCTAGGCTTCACCGATACCCGGATCGGCCGGGACGGCATCTTCATCGGCTTGGAGAACTACCAGTTCCTGGCCGATGACGCGGTCTTCTGGCTGTCGGTCTTCAACACCATCCTCTACACACTGATCGCCTCCGTGCTGAAATTCGCGCTCGGCCTCTGGCTGGCGCTGCTTCTGAACCAGCACCTTCCGTTCAAATCCTTCTTCCGGGCGATCGTCCTCCTGCCCTGGGTGGTGCCGACGGTGCTTTCGGCGCTGGCCTTCTGGTGGATCTACGATTCCCAATTCTCGATCGTCTCCTGGTCGCTGATGAAGCTCGGGCTGATCGACGCGCCGATCAACTTCCTCGGCGATCCCACCAACGCACGCATCGCCGTCATCGTCGCCAATGTCTGGCGCGGCATTCCCTTCGTGGCGATCTCGCTGCTCGCCGGCCTGCAGACCATCCCGGCCTCGCTGCAGGAGGCGGCATCGCTCGACGGCGCGACCAGTTGGCAGCGTTTCCGCTATGTGACTCTGCCGATGCTGACGCCGATCATCGCGGTCGTCATGACCTTCTCGGTGCTCTTCACCTTCACGGACTTCCAGCTGATCTACGTGCTGACCAAGGGCGGGCCGGTCAACGCCACGCATCTGATGGCGACCCTCTCCTTCCAGCGCGGCATTCCGGGCGGGCAGCTCGGCGAGGGGGCGGCCATCGCCGTCGCCATGGTGCCATTCCTGCTCGGCGCTATCATGTTCAGTTTCTTCGGTCTGCAGCGCCGCAAATGGCAGCAGGGCGGACAGGATTAA
- a CDS encoding GntR family transcriptional regulator: MFVEEAMDGTEEQPTLREKAYASFTRHLLARDVRPGQFVSQRRLVELTGLPLGAIRELIPRLEAEGLIKTVPQRGLQIAHIDLNLIREAFQLRVFLEKEAVALFTRSASDETIAKLLKQHRDIADAIRSGDGSHELELRAQAVDWGMHDAFIDALGNTIISNAYRVNSIKMRLISQDRFRIDGHVGPVMGEHLKVLEAIERRSAEDAVNSLVAHINHARDRALGI, translated from the coding sequence ATGTTTGTGGAGGAGGCGATGGACGGAACGGAGGAGCAGCCGACACTGCGGGAAAAGGCCTATGCGAGCTTCACGCGCCATCTCCTTGCACGTGACGTGCGTCCCGGCCAGTTCGTTTCGCAACGCCGCCTCGTGGAACTGACGGGGCTGCCGCTCGGTGCCATCCGCGAGCTCATCCCCCGGCTCGAAGCCGAAGGGCTGATCAAGACCGTGCCGCAGCGCGGTTTGCAGATCGCTCACATTGATCTCAACCTCATTCGCGAAGCCTTCCAGCTGCGCGTATTCCTGGAAAAGGAAGCCGTCGCGCTCTTCACCCGGTCCGCGTCGGACGAGACGATCGCAAAGCTCCTGAAGCAGCATCGGGATATCGCCGACGCCATTCGCAGCGGCGACGGATCTCATGAGCTGGAGCTGCGGGCGCAGGCCGTCGACTGGGGCATGCATGACGCCTTTATCGATGCGCTTGGAAATACCATCATCTCGAACGCCTATCGCGTGAACTCGATCAAGATGCGCCTGATCAGCCAGGACCGCTTCCGCATCGACGGTCACGTAGGGCCCGTCATGGGCGAGCACCTGAAGGTGCTCGAGGCGATCGAACGACGCTCGGCGGAGGACGCCGTCAACAGCCTTGTCGCACACATCAATCATGCAAGGGATCGTGCGCTCGGGATATAA
- a CDS encoding metal ABC transporter substrate-binding protein: MLDKVRRSILTGMMGAAFAAVLTVVPASAQEKFKAVTTFTVIADIARNVAGDAAVVESITKPGAEIHNYQPTPGDIQRAQGAQLVLWNGLNLERWFEKFFQNLKDVPEVVVSTGVEPMGIAEGPYQGKPNPHAWMSPAAALIYVDNIRDAFVKYDPANAAIYKTNAEAYKEKIKATVEPIKARLAAVPEAKRWLVSSEGAFSYLARDFGLKELYLWPINADQQGTPQQVRKVIDAVRKNGITVVFSESTISSKPAEQVARETGAKYGGVLYVDSLSEADGPVPTYLDLLKVTSETIAKGLASSS, from the coding sequence ATGCTCGATAAGGTAAGACGGTCGATCCTGACGGGGATGATGGGAGCGGCGTTTGCGGCCGTGCTGACAGTCGTTCCGGCGTCGGCGCAGGAAAAATTCAAGGCGGTAACGACATTCACCGTCATCGCCGACATCGCCAGGAACGTTGCGGGTGACGCGGCTGTCGTCGAATCCATTACCAAGCCCGGCGCCGAGATCCACAATTACCAGCCGACGCCGGGCGATATCCAGCGCGCCCAGGGCGCGCAGCTCGTCCTGTGGAACGGCCTCAATCTGGAGCGTTGGTTCGAGAAGTTCTTCCAGAACCTGAAGGACGTGCCTGAAGTGGTGGTCTCGACAGGCGTCGAGCCGATGGGCATTGCCGAAGGACCTTATCAGGGCAAGCCGAATCCGCACGCCTGGATGTCGCCGGCGGCGGCACTGATCTATGTCGACAATATCCGCGATGCCTTCGTGAAGTACGATCCTGCCAATGCCGCGATCTACAAGACGAATGCCGAGGCTTACAAGGAGAAGATCAAGGCGACCGTCGAGCCCATCAAGGCACGGCTTGCCGCCGTACCTGAGGCCAAGCGATGGCTGGTATCGAGCGAAGGCGCCTTCTCCTACCTTGCCCGCGATTTCGGTTTGAAGGAACTGTACCTGTGGCCGATCAATGCGGATCAGCAGGGAACGCCGCAGCAGGTGCGCAAGGTGATTGACGCCGTTCGCAAAAACGGCATCACCGTCGTCTTCTCCGAGAGCACGATCTCGTCCAAGCCTGCCGAACAGGTGGCGCGTGAGACAGGCGCCAAATATGGCGGCGTTCTTTACGTCGATTCGCTGAGCGAGGCCGATGGTCCGGTTCCGACCTATCTCGATCTCCTCAAGGTCACGTCGGAAACCATCGCCAAGGGCCTGGCGTCCTCGTCCTGA
- a CDS encoding SDR family NAD(P)-dependent oxidoreductase — protein MKHALVTGGGRGIGLAAALALRDAGYRVTATGIDAAEIDAMPKREGLAGVVLDVRDQAAVERLIASFDRLDGVVNCAGLIRRGGAEFDPATFAEVIDVNLSGTMRVCVAAKPLLAREGGAIVNTASMLSFFGGPAVPAYTASKGGIAQLTKSLAVAWAADKIRVNAVAPGWIATELTRPLYEDASRAEPILQRTPMRRWGKPEDVAGPIVFLCSEAAGFMTGVILPVDGGYAAA, from the coding sequence ATGAAACATGCACTGGTGACGGGTGGCGGTCGCGGCATCGGTCTTGCGGCCGCCCTGGCGCTTCGGGACGCAGGCTATCGTGTGACGGCGACCGGGATCGATGCCGCCGAAATCGATGCCATGCCGAAGAGGGAAGGACTTGCCGGCGTCGTGCTCGACGTGCGCGATCAGGCCGCCGTCGAGAGGCTGATCGCTTCCTTCGACAGGCTCGATGGGGTCGTCAACTGCGCCGGCCTCATCCGGCGCGGAGGCGCGGAATTCGATCCCGCCACCTTCGCGGAGGTCATCGACGTCAATCTCTCGGGCACGATGCGAGTTTGCGTCGCGGCCAAGCCGCTGCTGGCGCGCGAGGGCGGCGCGATCGTCAATACCGCTTCCATGCTGTCCTTCTTCGGCGGACCTGCCGTGCCTGCCTACACCGCCAGCAAAGGCGGCATCGCACAGCTCACCAAATCGCTGGCCGTCGCCTGGGCGGCGGACAAGATCAGGGTCAACGCCGTGGCGCCCGGCTGGATCGCCACAGAGCTGACCCGTCCCCTCTACGAAGACGCAAGCCGAGCAGAGCCCATCCTGCAGCGCACCCCAATGCGCCGCTGGGGCAAACCGGAAGACGTCGCCGGCCCGATCGTCTTCCTGTGCTCGGAAGCGGCCGGCTTCATGACCGGCGTCATCCTGCCAGTCGATGGCGGCTATGCCGCAGCTTAA
- a CDS encoding metal ABC transporter permease → MSIIDTLLSPFQFEFMVNALVISMLVAVPMALLSCFVVLKGWSLMGDAISHAVFPGVVIAYIVGFPYAVGAFVAGMFCAIATGFLKDNSRIKQDTVMGIVFSGMFGLGLVLYVKIQTDVHLDHILFGDMLGVSWRDIGQAAVIAAITAGILGVKWKDFLLHAFDPTQAKAVGLRIGVLHYGLLALISLTIVGALQAVGIILSIAMLIAPGAIAFLLTRKFSTMLILSVAIAVTGSFAGVYLSFFIDSAPAPTIVLVLSIVFVLAFLHATRQAARVDATETV, encoded by the coding sequence ATGAGTATCATCGATACGCTGCTTTCGCCTTTCCAGTTCGAATTCATGGTCAACGCGCTTGTGATCTCGATGCTGGTCGCCGTGCCGATGGCGCTTCTGTCCTGCTTCGTGGTGCTGAAGGGCTGGTCGCTGATGGGCGATGCGATCAGCCACGCGGTCTTTCCCGGCGTGGTCATCGCCTATATCGTCGGCTTTCCCTATGCCGTTGGCGCCTTCGTGGCCGGCATGTTCTGCGCCATCGCCACCGGCTTCCTGAAGGACAACAGCCGCATCAAGCAGGACACCGTGATGGGCATCGTCTTCTCCGGCATGTTCGGATTGGGCCTGGTGCTCTACGTTAAAATCCAGACCGACGTGCATCTCGACCACATCCTGTTCGGGGACATGCTCGGCGTCTCCTGGCGCGACATTGGGCAGGCGGCCGTGATCGCTGCGATCACCGCGGGCATTCTCGGCGTCAAGTGGAAAGACTTTCTGCTGCATGCTTTCGATCCGACGCAGGCAAAGGCGGTGGGACTGAGGATCGGTGTCTTGCATTATGGACTGCTTGCTCTGATCTCACTCACGATCGTCGGCGCCCTGCAGGCGGTCGGCATCATCCTTTCGATCGCCATGCTGATCGCCCCGGGCGCCATCGCATTTCTGCTGACCCGCAAGTTCAGCACAATGCTCATTCTGTCGGTCGCCATCGCCGTTACCGGCTCCTTCGCGGGTGTCTACCTCTCCTTCTTCATCGACAGCGCTCCTGCTCCGACGATCGTGCTCGTGCTCTCGATCGTTTTCGTGCTCGCCTTCCTCCATGCCACACGTCAGGCCGCCCGAGTTGACGCCACCGAAACGGTTTAG
- a CDS encoding 2,4'-dihydroxyacetophenone dioxygenase family protein, whose amino-acid sequence MAYQSVHPMSPPEIVVAAVPEDERMWVPQAPDVWFRPLMLNTLQGGWCNLLRVRRAGILSRHRHPGPVHGYVIKGRWRYLEHDWIATEGSYVFEPPGETHTLTVPDDVEEMITFFNISGCMYYVDENGDHTGFEDVFTKIDMCAAHYHKVGLGADFVKQFVR is encoded by the coding sequence ATGGCCTACCAATCTGTCCACCCTATGTCGCCGCCCGAAATCGTCGTCGCGGCGGTTCCCGAAGATGAACGGATGTGGGTTCCCCAGGCCCCCGATGTCTGGTTCCGCCCGCTGATGCTGAACACGCTGCAGGGCGGGTGGTGCAATCTCCTGCGGGTGCGGCGCGCGGGCATTCTCAGCCGTCATCGGCACCCCGGACCAGTCCACGGCTATGTCATCAAGGGCCGCTGGCGCTACCTCGAGCATGATTGGATCGCCACCGAAGGATCCTACGTCTTCGAACCGCCGGGCGAAACCCATACGCTGACCGTGCCTGACGATGTCGAGGAGATGATCACCTTCTTCAACATTTCAGGCTGTATGTACTATGTCGACGAAAACGGCGATCACACCGGCTTCGAGGATGTCTTCACCAAGATCGACATGTGCGCCGCCCATTATCATAAGGTCGGCCTCGGCGCCGATTTCGTGAAGCAGTTCGTCCGATAG
- a CDS encoding manganese/iron ABC transporter ATP-binding protein, whose translation MSVQPGRQKQVDSGFEGTGILVDGATVTYRNGHTALRDASFVTPTGTITALVGVNGSGKSTLFKSIMGFIRLAKGDIRVLGMPVKDALRKNLVAYVPQSEEVDWNFPVLVEDVVMMGRYGHMGIMRIPSAADHQAVAAALARVNMSEFRKRQIGELSGGQKKRVFLARALAQDGKVILLDEPFTGVDVKTEEQIIKLLRELRDEGRVMLVSTHNLGSVPEFCDRTILIKGTVLAYGPTFETFTQENLEKAFGGVLRHFVLNQAPSGRPTSIGLISDDERPLVFREGKATAGASDGEDGGWE comes from the coding sequence ATGAGTGTTCAACCCGGCCGGCAGAAGCAGGTCGACTCCGGCTTCGAGGGGACCGGGATTCTGGTGGACGGCGCGACCGTCACCTATCGCAACGGCCATACGGCATTGCGCGACGCGAGTTTCGTCACCCCCACCGGCACGATCACCGCATTGGTCGGCGTCAACGGCTCGGGAAAATCGACCCTCTTCAAGTCAATCATGGGCTTCATCCGCCTCGCCAAGGGCGATATCCGCGTGCTCGGCATGCCGGTCAAGGACGCGCTGCGAAAGAACCTCGTTGCCTATGTGCCGCAGTCGGAAGAGGTCGACTGGAACTTCCCCGTTCTGGTCGAGGACGTCGTGATGATGGGTCGTTACGGCCATATGGGCATTATGCGTATTCCCAGCGCCGCCGACCACCAGGCGGTGGCGGCGGCACTTGCCCGCGTCAACATGAGCGAATTCCGCAAACGGCAGATCGGCGAGCTCTCCGGCGGCCAGAAGAAGCGGGTCTTCCTCGCCCGCGCGCTGGCACAGGACGGAAAAGTGATCCTGCTCGACGAGCCGTTTACGGGCGTGGACGTCAAGACCGAGGAGCAGATCATCAAGCTGCTTCGCGAACTGCGCGACGAGGGCCGCGTGATGCTGGTTTCGACGCATAATCTCGGCTCCGTGCCCGAATTCTGCGACCGGACCATCCTGATCAAGGGCACGGTACTCGCCTATGGCCCGACCTTCGAGACCTTCACCCAGGAAAACCTGGAGAAGGCATTCGGCGGCGTGCTGCGCCATTTCGTCCTGAACCAAGCCCCGAGCGGCAGACCGACATCGATCGGCCTGATCAGCGACGACGAACGGCCCCTGGTGTTTCGCGAAGGCAAGGCGACCGCGGGCGCATCGGACGGGGAAGACGGAGGCTGGGAATGA
- a CDS encoding cupin domain-containing protein has product MSMHIDPQATGNLLWFGNTVVSVKLSSQSGSDGISVIEHWMPFGEAPPLHIHQREDEVFHILGGVMRFRVGDQEITAGTGDTVMAPKGVPHAFRVESTEGAHCLTIMQGSDFETMLRQASRTAERPNLPEAMTPSSEMIERLVAICAANKIDIVGPPVS; this is encoded by the coding sequence ATGAGCATGCATATCGATCCCCAGGCAACCGGCAATCTGCTGTGGTTCGGCAATACGGTTGTCTCTGTCAAGCTTTCGAGCCAATCCGGATCGGATGGCATTTCTGTCATCGAGCACTGGATGCCCTTTGGCGAGGCGCCACCATTGCACATTCATCAGCGCGAAGATGAGGTGTTTCATATTCTCGGCGGCGTGATGCGCTTCCGGGTCGGCGACCAGGAGATCACTGCTGGCACAGGCGATACTGTCATGGCGCCCAAAGGCGTGCCGCACGCCTTCCGCGTCGAAAGCACGGAGGGCGCCCACTGCCTGACGATTATGCAAGGCTCGGACTTCGAGACCATGCTGCGCCAGGCTAGTCGTACCGCGGAAAGGCCAAATCTGCCGGAGGCAATGACGCCAAGCTCCGAAATGATCGAGAGACTGGTTGCGATCTGTGCGGCCAACAAGATAGATATCGTCGGGCCGCCGGTCTCATGA